CTTTTCCCACGGCGCAAACTTTGTCGCTGAGCTTGGCACTGCCGGCGATAACACTTGCAAGCACTGCGGCGACTTGCACGCATTTCCCCGGCGTTTCGTCGTCGAATGTCGGGATTACAAGACTTTTGTAACTCCGTGTACAAACGTTCCGACGCACTCATCGCGCGTCGAATTGCATTAACCGCACGGCAATACGGCACTTAGCGCGTTACATGGCTCATTGCAAAAAGATTCTGCACGCTTCGGCACGCTCTTCGCAATAGAGCTATTCCGTTACCCGAGAACAAAAACAAACAACCCTGTCGGATAAGAACTAAGGAGAGTCGACGATGTTGGTACTCACACGGAAGCTGGATCAACAAATTCAAATCGGCGAAGGCATCGTGGTCACGGTGCTGCAAGTGAAAGGGAACTCGGTCAAGATCGGGATCTCGGCCCCGCGCGATGTGCGCGTGTTACGAGGCGAGTTGGAGCCGAAGAACGAAGAAGCCCCGGAACGCAAGATGTCGCCCGTCGATACCACGGCACGCTCGGCTCGGCTCACCGATGAAGAGCGGATGATGTTCGTGAACCCAAGCCCGAACTATGCCTCGGCCGAACGTCTTCGCCCGAACACGAACGACCGCACACTGGATCGGATGACCGATCGCTTAGGCGAAGCTCGGGACGCCTCGAACGGCCGTAGCTTGATGCAACGGGTCGCCGAATCTCCGCTTCGCGGCCTGACGATGGCTCGCCGCTAGTCGACGCTCCACGGGAGCGACTCCCGCACGCTCGCTGAATCTCCAAGCAAAAACCACGGCCGACGGAACTCTCAGGGTTCCGTCGGCCGTTCTCGTTAACTTTCGAGTCGCTGA
Above is a window of Planctomycetia bacterium DNA encoding:
- a CDS encoding carbon storage regulator, whose amino-acid sequence is MLVLTRKLDQQIQIGEGIVVTVLQVKGNSVKIGISAPRDVRVLRGELEPKNEEAPERKMSPVDTTARSARLTDEERMMFVNPSPNYASAERLRPNTNDRTLDRMTDRLGEARDASNGRSLMQRVAESPLRGLTMARR